In bacterium, the sequence TTCCCCCGTGCCGGTGGTGCAGCCCTGGAGCGACCTAATCAGCCGCGTGTACATCACGCCCGTCTTTGCCGACTGGTACGACTCCCAGGTCGTCATCCAGTCCCGGCACAACCCATACACCTGGGATACGGAGAGCTTCGATTTATCGGCCTCCTTCGCGATTTCCGGGGGCGGCGCCCGACCGCGATTGGAAGATAACGAGTACGAGGAAGCCACCGACGAGATTCCCGGCTACGAGCCCCTGGAGACCGAACCGCCCCGCGACGAGCTGGAGAAGCGCATCGAGAGCGGCTGGCGCGTCGGGCTCACCTACGACTACACCATGGCCCGCTCCGGCAGCCAGGACATCCACTTCCTCGGCATCCAGGCGATATTGAACCTCACCGGCAACTGGCGTCTGTCGTACACCACCTCGCTGGACATGGTGGGGGGGGATTTCGTCCGGCAGACTTTCAGTATCTACCGGGACCTGCGCTCGTGGGAGGCGCGGCTGCGGCTGGAGGAGAGCCGTGGGGTCATAACCGTTTGGTTCCTGGTGGACATCAAGGACATCCCCGACATCCGCATCGAGGGCCGCCCGAGCATCTATTAAAGCGTGAATGACAAATGTAGGGGCCGACCTTCAGGTCGGCCCGTTTATTTTATTTACCGCTGCCTGAAATGTAGGGCGGGGATTTTAATCCCCGCCGTTTTCACTTTCCGATATCTACCTACGGGATTAGATGGAACAAGGGGCTAAAGCCCCTTGTCTTTTCATCGTTTACGGCTCAGAAGTACGCCGGCCAGGGGGGGAGGCGCTTGAGCGGTCGCCGGAGGCCAGCGTCCAGCTCGGCCAGGCGGCGGGCGGTCCAGCACCGCTCCAATCCCAGGTCCGGCCCCGGCGCGAACCAGGTGCAAAGACCCCGGCTCAAAGAGGCGAGTGAAGCGGTCAGGAGGTCGCGGAGCGGCCAGTCGCCCTCTGCGGCCTCCTTGATATAGGAATCGGCGTAGAGGGTGAGCCACCTCGAATCCAGACCCCCGCCGCCCCGGACGGCGTGCATCTCCACCCGGGGGATGCGCCAGCGCACGGCGGCGAACTCGTCCGTGGCGGGGTTCGGGCACTCACCGCCCCAGGCGGCCACGGCGTAATCGAAACGGTAGGGTCGCCCCTCAAACTCGCCCTCGTGGCACAGGGCGTACTCCTCGGCCCCCAACGGCACGGCGCCGTAGGTATAGCTCAACCCCCAGAGATAACCCTTCCTCTCCCCAATCGCCTCTTCCAGGAGAAGCTGACAGACGCCGATTTCGCGGGCTATCCCCGTGGGGTCGAGTTTGGCCAGGTCGGCGTGGGTGACGGTGTGGTTGCCCACCTCGTAGCCGTTCTCGACCAGCCAGCGGAGCTTGGCCTGCCAGAGTTTTAATCTTCCCCAGCCGCGCCCCTTGGCGGACAGGCCGTAGCGCCCGCAGAACGCATCTAAAAGCCCCCATCGCTCCGGCTGGAAGAAGATGCCGTTCCCGCGCTCGTCGCGGGCGAAGATAAAGAAAGCCGCCCCGGAGCCGAACTCGGGATGCTCCCGCCGGTATTTCTCCAGGACGCCGACCGTGCAAAGGGGGTCTATCCGGCCGTCGGGCAGGACGCGGAACTGGCCTGAATCGGAATCGTCGAAGGTCAGCACGACGGGCCGCTTTCCCGTGGGCACGCGCGAGAAGTCGCCCCGGAGCAGCTCGGAGGGGTTGATGAGGAAGAATCCGGCCCGGCGCATGTCCTCGAGCTGCCGCTCGAAATCCCGCGGGGTGATCGAGTACCGCCCCCCGCGCTGGCCCATCTGGTGGTACATGAGGACCGGCACCGGCTTGGGCGCGACCGGCTCCGGCGGCTCGGTGAGCGGCCCGATAAGTGCGGTCCAGAGGAGGTAGAGCTTCAGAACGATGAACATCGAGACTCAACCGCGTTTTGCCGGGGCATAGCTCGCTTCGCTCGGTTAAACTCCTTGTCTACGATAATCGAGACTCAACCGCATTTCGCCGGGGCGCAGCTCGCTTCGCTCGGTTATGCGCCCGACGGGCGATTATACACCACCCCCTTCTTCACGCTGGGGATGGACACCCCGCCCGGCGGTCTGGTACACTAAAAATATCCTTAACGCCCGAGAGGTGCGGCTTGCGCGCTTTGAGATTTACCGGAGGCATAGCTCGCTTCGCTCGGTTTGCCCCCGTCGTCCTCGTCCTCCTCGCCGCGTGCGCGGGGCGTTTCGACGGCTGGGAGGCCCTCTCCCGCCCCACCGAGGCCCAGGTGCGCGACCTGGTGTCGGATGGGGAAAGCCTCTACCTCGCCACCTTAGGCGACGGCGTGTACTCCAGCTCCGACTGGGGCGTCACCTGGAGCCGGCTGGCGGGCACCGAGGGGCTGGAGGTCCACTGCCTGGGCTCGGCGGTCGGCGGGCTCCTCATCGGCACCGATTCGGGCGTGTACGTTTGGGACGGCGGGAAGTTGAGCCCGGCCGGGCTCGAGGGGCGGCCAATCTGGTCCCTGGCTTCGGGGGAGGACGGGACGTTCGCCGGCGGCGTGGGGATGGTTTACGCGCAGTCGGGTACCGGTTGGGAGGAGCTGTCCGGCCTGCCGGACGTGGCGGTCACGGCGGTCCTCGACGCGGCGGGCACCCTCTACGCCGGCACGCTCGGCGAGGGGCTGTGGGCGCTGCGTGAGGTTGCGGGGGAAGAGGGTGTTTCC encodes:
- a CDS encoding polysaccharide deacetylase family protein, encoding MFIVLKLYLLWTALIGPLTEPPEPVAPKPVPVLMYHQMGQRGGRYSITPRDFERQLEDMRRAGFFLINPSELLRGDFSRVPTGKRPVVLTFDDSDSGQFRVLPDGRIDPLCTVGVLEKYRREHPEFGSGAAFFIFARDERGNGIFFQPERWGLLDAFCGRYGLSAKGRGWGRLKLWQAKLRWLVENGYEVGNHTVTHADLAKLDPTGIAREIGVCQLLLEEAIGERKGYLWGLSYTYGAVPLGAEEYALCHEGEFEGRPYRFDYAVAAWGGECPNPATDEFAAVRWRIPRVEMHAVRGGGGLDSRWLTLYADSYIKEAAEGDWPLRDLLTASLASLSRGLCTWFAPGPDLGLERCWTARRLAELDAGLRRPLKRLPPWPAYF